The following are encoded together in the Ovis canadensis isolate MfBH-ARS-UI-01 breed Bighorn chromosome 2, ARS-UI_OviCan_v2, whole genome shotgun sequence genome:
- the LOC138432337 gene encoding LOW QUALITY PROTEIN: liprin-alpha-1-like (The sequence of the model RefSeq protein was modified relative to this genomic sequence to represent the inferred CDS: substituted 1 base at 1 genomic stop codon) produces the protein MALKEDMENRITTLEKRYLAAQHEAISVYNLDDKLENEIANKDSMHRQKEDKDRQLQECLELAEQKLQQMLLEVEAELAQQVAALSKAGERHSSIEERERQIEAPLEEKSKELPWARQREEMNGEHNEHSSDTVDKRLSVSDERLQLHLQERTAALEDKVQPLKDQDRERGQQASVLANVAQVLERDEGVSDGEGDGVTLFSAPALLSPSGQADAKTLAMRIQEQLDKINEQIRFIQEKKENTDQRAEGIESRVGRGSFSNLRPSQSSNSLKLNPASSHAGSCPPSRGRSKPRRRRHSPAREVSKLGFMTVPSDLRKHCXKLPAVQEEVEDEKTTIKGETSTSALLRSLRLDRLMGSLRTASDEDIRDARNPTGSQDGPGGKPSNSNSSQDSLAKAPKKKGIKSSIGRLLGKKEKGRPGHSSKEALGPGGCFTVQREEGLHACPFCVSPLSPRGSCHSRWNVHTGHGQQHCCCGRDTCVHGREGDSGRALTTQGVASVPPRDQAGLYSPLSSAGGEHCGLTPQVLDVLHEEWRPRPPGPSTSLLVIAVSWASLGQDVGLVGGCLPSQRKEQRHHVHPVTLLDTEIQRETGISNPLHQLKLRLAIQESMSLTGCSAPSRRLKVLAFKAVTAFHLRQWCCYEIAQASLLEDKTPIVTPANSQLVHHEPCLPLSSQAQLTHQLTVHAGVCPLEIGHTSGPSQLPDPTAWLAFQPQNNLQIPAALHDILTITSYRTPKPESHS, from the exons AtggccctgaaggaggacatggagaACAGAATCACTACACTTGAGAAACGCTACCTCGCTGCACAGCACGAAGCCATCTCTGTGTACAACCTCGATgataaacttgaaaatgaaatcGCAAATAAGGATTCTATGCATCGACAG AAGGAGGATAAAGACCGACAGTTGCAGGAGTGCCTGGAGCTGGCAGAGCAGAAGCTGCAGCAGATGCTGCTGGAAGTGGAGGCTGAGCTGGCTCAGCAGGTGGCTGCGCTCTCCAAG GCGGGTG AGAGACACAGCAGCATCGAGGAGAGGGAGCGCCAGATAGAGGCCCCACTGGAGGAGAAGAGCAAGGAGCTGCCTTGG GCAaggcaaagagaagaaatgaatggaGAACACAATGAACACTCATCAGACACCGTGGATAAGCGTCTGTCTGTTTCAGATGAGAGGCTTCAGCTTCACCTGCAGGAGAGAACGGCTGCTCTGGAGGATAAG GTGCAGCCCCTGAAAGATCAGGACCGGGAGCGCGGGCAGCAAGCCAGCGTGCTGGCCAACGTGGCCCAGGTGTTGGAGAGGGACGAGGGCGTGTCTGACGGCGAGGGCGACGGGGTCACCCTCTTCAGCGCGCCCGCTCTACTGTCGCCCAGTGGGCAGGCCGATGCCAAGACTCTGGCCATGAGGATTCAGGAGCAGCTGGACAAAATCAACGAACAGATCCG gtTTATCCAAGAAAAGAAGGAGAACACGGATCAGCGGGCCGAGGGGATTGAgagcagggtgggcagggggagCTTCAGCAACCTTCGTCCTTCTCAATCCTCGAACTCCCTCAAGCTGAATCCCGCCTCCTCGCATGCCGGCTCCTGCCCGCCCAGCAGAGGGCGCTCCAAGCCCCGAAGGAGGCGGCACAGCCCTGCGCGGGAAGTAAGCAAGCTGGGCTTCATGACTGTG CCTAGTGATTTAAGGAAGCATTGTTGAAAG CTGCCAGCTGTACAGGAAGAGGTAGAAGATGAGAAGACCACCATCAAAGGTGAAACCTCGACCTCCGCCTTGCTGCGGTCTCTTCGGCTGGACCGGCTCATGGGGTCACTGCGCACAGCCAgcgacgaggacatcagggacgCCCGCAA CCCGACAGGCTCTCAGGACGGCCCCGGGGGCAAgcccagcaacagcaacagcagccaaGACTCTCTGGCGAAAGCCCCGAAGAAGAAGGGCATCAAGTCCTCCATCGGTCGTTTGCTTGGCAAAAAGGAAAAGGGCCGGCCTGGACACAGCAGCAAGGAGGCCTTAGGACCAGGTGGGTGCTTCACCGTTCAGAGGGAGGAGGGTCTGCATGCATGTCCCTTCTGTGTGTCCCCGCTGTCCCCACGAGGCTCCTGTCACTCACGCTGG AACGTGCACACAGGGCATGGCCAGCAGCACTGCTGCTGTGGGAGAGACACCTGTGTGCACGGACGCGAGGGAGACTCGGGCCGTGCTCTGACCACTCAG GGAGTGGCCTCCGTGCCCCCGCGGGACCAGGCCGGCCTGTACTCACCCCTAAGCTCAGCAGGA GGAGAGCACTGCGGGCTCACCCCGCAGGTGCTGGACGTGCTTCATGAGGAGTGGAGGCCGAGGCCGCCGGGACCATCCACGTCCCTGTTGGTCATCGCAGTGTCCTGGGCAT CTCTGGGTCAGGATGTCGGCCTGGTAGGTGGCTGCTTGCCGAGCCAACGTAAAGAGCAGCGCCATCATGTCCACCCTGTCACCCTGTTGGACACGGAGATCCAGCGTGAGACTGGCATCAGCAACCCACTGCACCAGCTGAAGCTGCGGCTGGCAATCCAGGAGAGCATGTCCCTGACAGGGTGCTCCGCCCCGTCCAGAAGG CTTAAAGTTCTAGCATTCAAAGCCGTGACAGCTTTTCATTTGCGGCAGTGGTGTTGTTACGAGATAG CCCAGGCCAGCCTGCTGGAGGACAAGACTCCCATCGTCACCCCTGCCAACAGCCAGCTTGTCCATCATGAACCGTGCCTACCCTTGAGCAGCCAAGCTCAGCTGACCCACCAGCTGACTGTACATGCAGGAGTGTGCCCACTGGAGATCGGCCACACATCTGGCCCCAGTCAGCTCCCCGACCCCACAGCCTG GCTGGCCTTCCAGCCCCAGAACAACCTTCAGATCCCTGCAGCCCTACATGACATCTTGACGATAACCTCATATCGGACTCCCAAGCCAGAATCACACAGCTAA